From Oreochromis aureus strain Israel breed Guangdong linkage group 4, ZZ_aureus, whole genome shotgun sequence, a single genomic window includes:
- the LOC116334861 gene encoding immunoglobulin lambda-1 light chain-like gives MLVTLCALVTALTCVSGVTVLTQKPPVLSVRKGDTATMDCNLGTGTNAAYWYKQIPGGVPQHVLYFHHSYSSPTYASGFSSPKFTSTHQSTKDYRLIIKNVEEGDSAVYFCKTWDSNAAVFGQGTKLIVTSSSLPPPVLTVFPPSSAELQSNTASLVCLSSQSVTFADVSWLAGGSPVSSQISTSTAVQRPDQTYQISSSLTIQTSDWNMDKVYTCKVSLGSQTSEKTIKKSECPTE, from the exons ATGCTGGTGACTCTCTGTGCTCTCGTCACTGCTCTAACAT GTGTGAGTGGTGTGACGGTGCTGACACAGAAACCTcctgttttatcagtgaggaAAGGAGACACAGCCACCATGGACTGTAACCTGGGGACTGGTACTAATGCTGCCTATTGGTATAAACAGATTCCAGGAGGAGTTCCTCAGCATGTGCTGTATTTTCATCATAGCTATAGTTCTCCAACCTATGCCTCTGGGTTCTCCTCTCCAAAATTTACATCCACTCATCAGTCAACAAAAGATTATCGTTTGATCATCAAAAATGTGGAGGAGggagactctgcagtctatttctgtAAGACATGGGACAGCAATGCTGCT GTATTCGGACAAGGCACCAAGCTGATTGTGACAA GCTCCAGCCTCCCTCCTCCTGTCCTGACAGTCTTCCCTCCATCCAGTGCTGAGCTCCAGTCCAACACAGCTTCTCTGGTCTGtctgtccagtcagtctgtgaCTTTTGCAGATGTGAGCTGGTTGGCTGGTGGGAGTCCAGTGAGCAGTCAGATCTCTACCAGCACTGCTGTTCAGAGACCAGACCAGACTTACCAAATCAGCAGCTCTCTGACCATCCAGACATCAGACTGGAACATGGATAAGGTTTATACATGTAAAGTGTCTTTGGGCTCACAGACTTCAGAGAAAACCATCAAGAAGTCAGAATGTCCCACTGAATAG
- the LOC116334858 gene encoding immunoglobulin lambda-1 light chain-like isoform X1 — MLVTLCSLITALTCVSGVTVLTQKPPVLSVRKGETATMDCNLGTVTDYVAVWYKQIPGGVPQFVLYFHHSYSSPTYGSGFSAPKFTSTHQSTTDYRLIIKNIEEGDSAVYYCQTWDGSASSGVFGQGTKLIVTSSSLPPPVLTVFPPSSAELQSNTASLVCLSSQSVPFADVSWLAAGSPVSSGISTSTAVQRPDQTYQISSSLTIQTSDWNMDKVYTCKVSLGSQTSEKTIKKSECPTE; from the exons ATGCTGGTGACTCTCTGTTCTCTCATCACTGCTCTAACAT GTGTGAGTGGTGTGACGGTGCTGACACAGAAACCTcctgttttatcagtgaggaAAGGAGAGACAGCCACCATGGACTGTAACCTGGGGACTGTTACTGACTATGTTGCTGTTTGGTATAAACAGATTCCAGGAGGAGTTCCTCAGTTTGTGCTGTATTTTCATCATAGCTATAGTTCTCCAACCTATGGCTCTGGGTTCTCTGCTCCAAAATTCACATCCACTCATCAGTCAACAACAGATTATCGTTTAATCATCAAGAACATAGAGGAGGgagactctgcagtttattactgtcagacaTGGGACGGCTCTGCTAGCAGTGGG GTATTCGGACAAGGCACCAAGCTGATTGTGACAA GCTCCAGCCTCCCTCCTCCTGTCCTGACAGTCTTCCCTCCATCCAGTGCTGAGCTCCAGTCCAACACAGCTTCTCTGGTCTGtctgtccagtcagtctgtgcCTTTTGCAGATGTGAGCTGGTTGGCTGCTGGGAGTCCAGTGAGCAGTGGGATCTCTACCAGCACTGCTGTTCAGAGACCAGACCAGACTTACCAAATCAGCAGCTCTCTGACCATCCAGACATCAGACTGGAACATGGATAAGGTTTATACATGTAAAGTGTCTTTGGGCTCGCAGACTTCAGAGAAAACCATCAAGAAGTCAGAATGTCCCACTGAATAG
- the LOC116334858 gene encoding immunoglobulin lambda-1 light chain-like isoform X2, with protein MLVTLCALITALTCVSGVTVLTQKPPVLSVRKGETATMDCNLGTVTSTVYWYKQIPGGVPQFVLYFHYSSSSPTYGSGFSAPKFTSTHQSTKDYRLIISNVEEGDSAVYYCETWDSSAVFGQGTKLIVTSSSLPPPVLTVFPPSSAELQSNTASLVCLSSQSVPFADVSWLAAGSPVSSGISTSTAVQRPDQTYQISSSLTIQTSDWNMDKVYTCKVSLGSQTSEKTIKKSECPTE; from the exons ATGCTGGTGACTCTCTGTGCTCTCATCACTGCTCTAACAT GTGTGAGTGGTGTGACGGTGCTGACACAGAAACCTCCTGTTTTATCAGTGAGAAAAGGAGAGACAGCCACCATGGACTGTAACCTGGGGACTGTTACTAGCACTGTCTATTGGTATAAACAGATTCCAGGAGGAGTTCCTCAGTTTGTGCTGTATTTTCATTATAGCTCTAGTTCTCCAACCTATGGCTCTGGGTTCTCTGCTCCAAAATTTACATCCACTCATCAGTCAACAAAAGATTATCGTTTGATCATCAGCAATGTGGAGGAGGgagactctgcagtttattactgtgagACATGGGACAGCTCTGCT GTATTCGGACAAGGCACCAAGCTGATTGTGACAA GCTCCAGCCTCCCTCCTCCTGTCCTGACAGTCTTCCCTCCATCCAGTGCTGAGCTCCAGTCCAACACAGCTTCTCTGGTCTGtctgtccagtcagtctgtgcCTTTTGCAGATGTGAGCTGGTTGGCTGCTGGGAGTCCAGTGAGCAGTGGGATCTCTACCAGCACTGCTGTTCAGAGACCAGACCAGACTTACCAAATCAGCAGCTCTCTGACCATCCAGACATCAGACTGGAACATGGATAAGGTTTATACATGTAAAGTGTCTTTGGGCTCGCAGACTTCAGAGAAAACCATCAAGAAGTCAGAATGTCCCACTGAATAG